The Nycticebus coucang isolate mNycCou1 chromosome 17, mNycCou1.pri, whole genome shotgun sequence nucleotide sequence ccaatttctccaatggttttccctgcactctcttctagtatatttatagcttcatgtcttaagtttaaatctttaattcagtgagagtctatcttagttattaTTGATTTCAATTTGTTTCCCTTACACATAATGCTTCTGACAGCACCACCATACAGGTACTTACCAAATGTCTCAGATACAATTGAGGCATTCTTCATGACGTTGCTTCTGATCAACAAACTAATTTCATAGAAAAAAAGGGCAGCAATAAACTTATGCCCATGGAATAGACTTTTCCTATACTCGGTGTCTGTCACCCACAAGCAATTGGCCTCTGTTATGACACCAAGTGCCAGTTCAGAAAAAGACCCTGAAAAGATGGGGCATGGGAAGTGGAAGAACAAAGTTATATATACCAATTAGGTCTTCATAATCAATTCGTGTATTGGAGAGGCgcgtgtgtacacgtgtgtgagCTCATttgtccttctcctccttcctcttagTATTTTATGTCCTGATTATTGGTGGTGGCTGACATGCAAAAGAGATGGTGACTGAGCAAGAGATATAACTAATGCTGCCCATGGAAAGGTGTGGAGACTGCAGTGGGATAGCAAAATGCTGCTGCTTAATGGAAGTTCCAATATGGATAAAATGATGTATGTGGATGCTAAATGGCCAAAGGAGTGGACCAGGCCAGTTTTCAAGCTATTACCTCAGCCGCAGACCCACAGTTCTGTCCTCTGGCTTGCAATGCCGGGGCCACTGTGTGGTCGATATTTCCACTGTAATCTGCCAGTAGGCACACTAGAAGGAAACTGTAAGCCGGGATGAAAGAGAAACTAACCCTTCACAACCTCCTGTATATCCTGTCATAATCATCTCAGCAATGTTTTCTCATCCTAGAAGTGGGTTCCACTTTGCTAGCTTTATTTTCACATCCCCAGCACCAGTCTCCTCTCGCCTCCAAAGAAACAAGCAACAGCTGACTGGCCCCTGGGCTTCACCAATCAGGACCCTCCTCTGAATTTCTAGTATCAGAATCAACCACAAAGCACCAGCTCCTCAGAAGTGTGGGTCCCAGCTTTGCAAGCCATTCCTCTTCCCCTGGCTCTGGAGGTACCGGGCACTACCACAAGTTAGGCAGGGTAGCCCTCAGAGGTCAGGGCATCTTCTGAGGTATGAACACGGTGTGCTCACTGTCCACCCCTCAGACATTTGGGCTCAAGGGTTTCCTTGActgttttggtgatttttgtttttgtatttattttattggtatgtttttgagacagagtctcactttgtggccctcagtagatgccaaggcatcacaactcacagcaacctcaaactcttgggttccagcaatcctcttgcctcagcctttggagtagctggaactacaggcacccaccacaaatgcccagccatttttagagacagggtctcactcttgctcaggctggtcttgaacccataacCTCAGGCAATACACtggacttggcctcccagagtcctaggattacaggcgtgagacaccgcAAATGGCCCCCTAAAATCTTTTTAAAGGTgaggtctcactacattgcccaagctggcctcaagcaatccttcccttcaaccttccaaagtgttgggatacaggcatgagccaacacacctggccagcaattctttgttgttgttgtggtggtggtggtggttctcCTGGTGGAACCATGAGCAATTCTTCACATTAACTTTTCTCTGTTAAAATAACTGATAtggttgggcagcgcctatggctcaaggagtagggtgctggtcccatatgccggaggtggtgggttcaaacctagccccgtgtccaaaaaccacaaaaaataaataaataaataaataactgatatGGTTATATTTCAAACTCTACCCTGAatgatatataaattataaaaagtagttttattgggcagtgcctgtggctcaaagaagtggggtgccggccccatacaccagaagtggtggattcaaacccagccctggccaaaaactgcaaaaaaaaaaaaaaaaaaatagctttatttctgttttcattgctGTCCTAATCTTCACCCTCCAAGATGGGTACAGTTTTATTGTTGCAGAACTTGGGAGTACTGAAAGGAATCTCAGCTGCACAGCAGATTTGGCTGGTGAacaatgctttaaaaatgttttcagaaacaGTGTACATGACTTCATTTTGCTGCTTTCTTcttgcattcattcaacaaatgttttattGAGCAACTGATGTTTATAAGGCACTGGTAATACACAAATAAGCAGGTATCACCCAACAGGGATAAATTCCAAACAgtagagaatttttttatttatttcttaacgGAGGCCTTAGAAATCCTCGAATGGAACACATCAGGGGGCTAAGAACTATCTAAAAAAGATTACAGAGACTCAATTTCTGGCATCTACAATGCTTCCATTTTAAGACATCCATATTTATTGGTTAAGTCATCAAAAATCACATAGAAGGTATGTAAAAAGAACAGGACAGTTGtcacagcccctagtggcccctatggccctggactcgattgcctcaggaaggaaccaggcgtcacgcggattagaagtacaaacttgcaggatagccccgagcaacctctgcagtaaccttttattgagacagcacaagacaaatgaggggagtattagacaatgactgtgtgcctaaggatcaccatgggctcgggctctttctccgcaaggagcacctgcagatGAATCGCCCCTAGGGTCTGtaccccagctgcaaatcatcttgctcataGGTtatctggctcttggcatcctctacagaCAGTGCCTAGAAATTACTAAGTACTCAATGAAAAACAGCTAATGCCAAGACTTAAGAAATAGAGTAAATTTAGTCCAAGGCTATTATAAACAAAAACAGTGACAATAACAGTAAAGCATTGCTTCTTCATGGAGCTTTACTTTTTCATGTTGTGATCTTTACAAAATCCCAGACATAAGTCAGATATCACGAGTctcattgtttttgttgtttgtacatgaatgttcataatgGGCTTACTTGTAAAGGCCAAAAACTATGAAAAGCCCAATGACCACTAACTGGTGAAGGGGAACAGGCACTCACCAAGGTCAGTGATTTACCAACATCATATGTGTTGATAAGAGCTGGCAGAGCCAGGCACCAGCGCCTTGGGGTTTAGCGCTGGCTGCGAATCCTGCAGTGGTCCAGCCTCTTCCTCAGGGCCCCCATCACATCCCGGTTCCTTAAGCTGTAAATGAGGGGGTTGAGCATAGGCGTAAGGACTGTGTAGAAAACAGAGACCACCTTGTCATGGCTGGGGGTCCGGTAGCCCCTTGGCCTCAGGTAGATGAACATGGCTGCCCCCAAAAAAAGGGATACAGCTGTCAGGTGGGAGGAACAGGTGACCAGAGCTTTTTTACGGGCCTGAGCAGAGTGAATTTGGAGCACAGTCCCCAAGATGCGAACATAGGAGGCCATGATGATGGAGAAGGGAAGGAGCAGCATGAAGACACAGCAAGCAAAGAGCAGGGTGTCAAAAAGGGACGTGTCTGCACAGGCCAGCTTCAATAAAGCTGGCACCTCACAGAAGAAGTGGTCCACATCCTTTGAGGCACAGTAGGGTAAGCTCATGGCTGCCACCATCTGAATCATTCCATCTATTATCCCAAAGCCCCAGGAGCTCCCAGCAATCCGAAGACAGACCCTCGGGTTCATGAGGACGGGATAGTGAAGTGGGTGGCTAATGGCCACATAGCGATCATAAGCCATGAGTCCCAGCAAGAGTCCCTCAGATCCTACGAGAGAGACAAAGAGGCCAATTTGTAGGCCACAACCCACAAAGGAAATGGACTTCCTGCCAGACAGGAAGTTGGCCACCATCTTTGGCACAATGGTACAGACCAGCATGAGGTCCATGAGGGAGAGCTGActgaggaagaagtacatgggtgTGTGAAGCCGAGCATCTGTGCCaatgaggaagatgaggaggacaTTCCCACAGAGGGCCACTGTGAAGACCACCATAATTGCAGAGAAGAGGACAAGGTCAGTTGGATTGTGGGAGAAGATGCCCAAGAGAATGAAGCCATCTGTGGAAGACTGGTTCCACCATAATCCCATAGCTTAATCATTCACAGTCACCTGAAAAAATGGGCAGAAAAATTCTGAAGTTGAGTGACATGTCTCTTTTGATCTCTGAATCCTTCTTCAGTCAGACATATCTTTTGTAATTCATTGGAGTTCACCAACATAACTCTGGGGCATCCAAGGGGACATTCTTTCATATTCTCATAACACAGATGACAGGATCTCAGCTAGTTCATGGAACTAGACTGCATTTGTGTGTATCCATACCAGGAAGagtagaaatgggattattttatGTGCCATAGGACTATTGGACAATCTTCCTTCAGACAAGTCTTAGCTTTGCCATATGACACTGACTCTTTTAAACTGGGATcatggggcggcacctggggctcagtgggtagattctgagggtggcgggtttaaacccagccccagccaaaactgcaacaaaaaaatagccggatgttgtggcagatgcctgtagtcccagctacctgggaggctgaggcaagagaatctcctaagcccaagagctggaggttgctgtgagatgtgacaccacggcaccctaccgagtgtgacaacacagcactctaccaagggcgaaaaagtgggactctgtctctaaaaaaagaaaaccaaaaaaagatgtactttttatcttttttttttttttgtagttcatAAGCAAGATAATTGGGTTTTCATGCACCTACATGAGATGTGCCTCCCACAAATCTTGTTAGAAAGTCAGCACATTACCTgtctgacatgaaaaaaaaaaatctgggattATGTGGACTTGGTTAACTATCTCTAGCAGGACTTGGACTATTTCATGCCCGAGAGATCATTTATATTTGTAATGATCAGGGAAGGAGACTTGAGGTCCTCtttagtcttcctcttgttcAGTTCAAAACTACTGGAACCATTTTTAAtgcctctacttttttttttttctattctctagttCCAAATCACCAGAAAAAGCTCTTGGTTCCTTTTGGGTTTCTCAGGGTTTAAATAGCTCTTACCACCTCCACCATAATGACCCTTATCCAGCCACTGTCCTCTCTCACTGAATTATTGTCACCTCCCATCACCTGGTCTCCTGGTTTCTGTTCTTGTGCCCTTGGGTCTGTTCTCACAGTATTTCCAGCTATTCTGCTAAAATGTAAGTCATGTGACATAACTCTCCCGGAAAAACATATCAGCGACACACAAATTACTCCAAATAATACCAAGATCCTTATAATGGCAAGCAAAGCCCTATCTCAcgcacatacaaacacacacacagagacacacataaaaacacactAACACACCCACGCAAGCACCTCTGAACTCACCTCTGACCTTCCCCCTCTAACCCCCTGTGTTTCCTCAAGTGTCCTTGGACTGGACATAGCCCATCTTTGTTCCTTTGCATGTTTTTTGCTTTCCTCAGATTTCTATCCCTCAACTGCTTCATATCTTTATTCAAATGCTGACCCTTTTAAATTAGTGTTCTGTGAAGACcatattaaaatgtcaaatatcGGGCTGTGGCTTaagactgtaatcctagcactctgggaggcagaggtgagaggattgctttgagcttgggcgtttgagaccaggctgagcaatagtgagactcagtctctgctaaaaatagaaaaactagctatgtGTTACTCCTGGTAAGCtcatgtagtcccaggtaccttgtgaggctgaggcaggaggatggtttgagcctaggagttggaggttgctgtgagctatgataccacagcactctatccagggcaacagagtgagattctgtctcaaaaaaaaaaaaaaatccctccagTGCCTTGCACTCTCaagccccttcccttctctgctgTTCTACATTGCACTTGCAACCTCTGTGTTTATACTTTGCCTGCCTATAGAATCCCACTAGAATATGAGCACCATTTACGTTCACCATGATGTTGACAGCCCCCGGAATGGTGCCAGACTCACCGTAGGATCTCAGTGCACAGGTGTTGCCTCAGAAAAGTAATGAGTCAACTAACACTTCAACACAGTATCAAGTGATAGATGGGTGCAATTTCCACCTTCAGCAaacagggaggtcccacttaatAAGCTTGAACTGGATATCATAGGAGTTCACTATTTGATTCGTTTCTATGAGGGACAGTGAGTAACAATGTAAGAAATATCTTTGGGTGTTTACAAAGACAAGGATGCCCTCCACGAGTAAATGGCCATTGGATATGTGAGGAATTGGTGTGCTGGTGTATTCATGTCTGCCTTACTGCATTGCAAAGATGAAGCAAGGTGACTCCCCAGGGCCCTGCAATCTCACCCTGATTAATTTCCTGAACTGGGATGGGCCTGCTCAGATCTGCCACCACCAACTAGCCACTTGAACTATCTCTCTACAGAAGGGAGCACGTCCTGACTTGTGCCCACGAAGGCATGCCCAGTGATCCTTGCCACCAGTGACACCTGCTGTGAGTGAAGGGGGTTTTCTCGGTAGTGAATGCTGTCCCCACAGCCTTCAAGCACTGTCTCTGTCATATGGGCACCAGGCTGGACCAACCTGTACAGCAAACTGGGTCCTCCCCTAGACTTCACAGCAGAAGTTCCTCCTCTTGTGCTGAAGATGCCTGGCCCTGCCTACTGTGTGTAGGGACACTTGGTCACATGAACCTTCAGGcatccccactccctcccttcctcacttATACTACAGTACTAGAAGGCTGAATAATTACAGCCATCCTGGCATACAGATTCTCACACCCCCCAGTGTATCAGCATCTCCCCAAGAAGACCTCTTGTGCCCCCTGGAGTACACCTGCTCCTCTCCAGCCTCCTCAACAGGTAGGACCGTCCAGTTTCCCAGTTTCCTGCTGGGGCAGGGAAA carries:
- the LOC128568592 gene encoding olfactory receptor 56 → MGLWWNQSSTDGFILLGIFSHNPTDLVLFSAIMVVFTVALCGNVLLIFLIGTDARLHTPMYFFLSQLSLMDLMLVCTIVPKMVANFLSGRKSISFVGCGLQIGLFVSLVGSEGLLLGLMAYDRYVAISHPLHYPVLMNPRVCLRIAGSSWGFGIIDGMIQMVAAMSLPYCASKDVDHFFCEVPALLKLACADTSLFDTLLFACCVFMLLLPFSIIMASYVRILGTVLQIHSAQARKKALVTCSSHLTAVSLFLGAAMFIYLRPRGYRTPSHDKVVSVFYTVLTPMLNPLIYSLRNRDVMGALRKRLDHCRIRSQR